From Variimorphobacter saccharofermentans, one genomic window encodes:
- the pflB gene encoding formate C-acetyltransferase, which translates to MRQEWYDFHPGSWTTEVNVRSFIQDNYTPYEGNEDFLAGPTTRTKELWNEVMELMKEEREKGIIDAETSKPSTITAFGPGYIDKEKEVIVGFQTDKPLKRGIMPNGGIRVVKNALQAYGFELDKKTEEIYSENRKTHNDGVFDAYTDAMKKARHTGIITGLPDAYGRGRIIGDYRRVALYGVDFLIEEKMHEKKLLEISILESPDIRLREELSEQIKALKQLKEMALGYGYDISKPASNSFEATQWTYFAYLGAIKEQDGAAMSLGRVTTFLDIYYERDLRNGKITEEEIQELMDQFVMKLRMVRFLRTPSYNDLFSGDPTWVTESIGGMGLDGRTLVTKSSFRILHTLYNLGPAPEPNLTVLWSVSLPENFKKYCAKVSIDTSSIQYESDDIMREVWGDDYGIACCVSAMRIGKQMQFFGARANLAKALLYAINGGKDEISGEQVGPMFSPITSDYLDYDEVMAKFDQTLDWLSELYINTLNVIHFMHDKYNYERLQMALHDINILRTEACGIAGLSVVADSLSAIRHAKVKVIRNEEGLAVDYEIEGEYPAFGNNDDRVDQIAVELVERFMNKLRKVKTYRNAKQTLSVLTITSNVVYGKKTGSTPDGRKAGEPFAPGANPMHGRDKRGAVASMSSVAKLPYKHAEDGISYTFSIIPKALGKNMEERINNLTGLLDGYISEKGHHINVNVFDRETLIDAMEHPEKYPQLTIRVSGYAVNFIKLSREQQLDVIHRTFHER; encoded by the coding sequence ATGAGACAGGAATGGTATGATTTTCATCCAGGAAGCTGGACAACAGAGGTAAATGTCCGTAGCTTTATTCAAGATAACTATACGCCCTATGAGGGAAACGAAGACTTTCTAGCCGGACCAACCACAAGAACCAAGGAGCTTTGGAATGAGGTAATGGAGCTTATGAAGGAGGAGAGGGAGAAGGGAATTATTGACGCGGAAACCTCAAAGCCTTCCACAATTACTGCCTTTGGACCTGGCTATATTGATAAAGAGAAAGAAGTAATTGTAGGCTTTCAGACCGATAAACCACTCAAACGAGGAATTATGCCTAACGGTGGAATCCGTGTGGTGAAAAATGCCCTACAGGCTTATGGCTTTGAGCTGGATAAAAAAACAGAGGAAATCTATTCGGAAAATCGAAAAACACATAACGATGGTGTTTTCGATGCCTATACGGATGCAATGAAAAAAGCAAGGCATACTGGAATCATAACCGGTTTACCGGATGCTTACGGACGGGGTAGAATTATAGGAGATTACCGCAGAGTGGCTCTTTATGGTGTAGACTTCCTAATTGAAGAAAAAATGCATGAGAAGAAGCTATTAGAAATATCCATCCTGGAATCACCGGATATTCGTTTGCGTGAGGAACTCTCTGAGCAGATAAAAGCGTTAAAGCAGCTAAAGGAAATGGCATTGGGATATGGATATGATATCAGCAAGCCGGCCTCCAATTCCTTTGAAGCCACACAGTGGACTTATTTTGCTTATCTGGGTGCCATAAAGGAGCAGGATGGAGCGGCTATGAGCTTGGGAAGAGTCACTACCTTCCTGGATATCTACTATGAGCGCGATCTTCGAAATGGTAAAATAACGGAAGAAGAAATTCAGGAACTGATGGATCAATTTGTAATGAAGCTTCGTATGGTACGCTTCTTAAGAACACCTTCTTATAATGATCTGTTTTCTGGGGATCCTACCTGGGTTACGGAGTCCATTGGTGGAATGGGCTTGGATGGAAGAACCCTCGTTACCAAGAGCAGCTTCCGTATTCTTCACACACTATACAATCTGGGACCGGCACCTGAGCCTAATCTAACCGTGTTATGGTCCGTATCTCTTCCGGAAAACTTTAAGAAATACTGCGCCAAGGTATCCATTGATACCAGTTCGATTCAATATGAAAGCGATGATATCATGCGTGAGGTCTGGGGCGATGATTATGGAATTGCCTGCTGCGTATCCGCAATGAGAATCGGTAAACAGATGCAGTTCTTCGGTGCACGTGCTAATCTGGCGAAAGCTCTGCTCTACGCCATTAACGGAGGAAAGGATGAAATTAGTGGTGAACAGGTAGGTCCCATGTTCTCACCGATTACCAGTGATTATCTGGATTATGATGAGGTTATGGCTAAATTCGATCAGACTCTGGATTGGTTATCGGAATTATATATCAATACCTTAAATGTCATCCATTTTATGCATGATAAATATAACTATGAGCGCTTACAGATGGCATTGCATGATATTAATATCCTTCGTACTGAAGCTTGTGGTATAGCGGGTCTATCCGTTGTGGCTGACTCTTTATCTGCCATCAGGCATGCTAAGGTGAAAGTAATACGTAATGAAGAAGGTCTTGCAGTGGATTATGAAATAGAAGGAGAATATCCTGCCTTCGGTAACAATGATGATCGCGTTGATCAAATCGCAGTGGAACTGGTAGAGCGCTTTATGAATAAGCTACGTAAGGTAAAAACCTACCGTAATGCAAAGCAAACCTTATCCGTATTGACAATTACCTCTAATGTGGTGTACGGTAAGAAGACGGGAAGTACTCCGGATGGACGTAAGGCGGGAGAGCCGTTTGCTCCTGGTGCCAATCCGATGCATGGAAGGGACAAAAGGGGCGCAGTTGCCTCCATGTCCTCTGTCGCTAAGCTACCCTATAAGCATGCGGAAGACGGAATATCCTATACTTTCTCGATCATACCCAAAGCTTTGGGCAAGAACATGGAGGAACGAATTAATAATCTGACAGGGTTATTAGATGGATATATTTCAGAAAAAGGTCATCATATCAATGTGAATGTATTTGACCGTGAGACACTGATTGATGCCATGGAGCATCCTGAAAAATATCCACAGCTGACAATCCGAGTATCCGGTTATGCAGTGAACTTTATTAAGCTAAGCCGTGAACAGCAATTGGATGTTATTCATCGTACCTTCCATGAAAGGTAA
- a CDS encoding PilZ domain-containing protein, which produces MEERRRAKRMPIMLSLEILDLYKQDNVLVSNLHAPIEVTDISKTGMGFISESTLPIGYYFDASINLGMTSDTLHCVIKIIRSQPIDDKKTAYGCEFVGMASILSYLFDDYEHNIDDHNNSENNNDVK; this is translated from the coding sequence ATGGAAGAAAGAAGAAGAGCAAAGAGGATGCCGATTATGCTATCATTAGAGATATTGGATCTTTATAAGCAGGATAATGTATTAGTTAGTAATCTACATGCTCCAATTGAGGTTACTGATATTTCGAAAACTGGAATGGGTTTTATATCAGAAAGTACGTTACCCATCGGATATTATTTTGATGCAAGCATTAACTTAGGGATGACTAGCGATACACTGCATTGTGTTATAAAGATAATTCGCAGCCAGCCCATCGATGATAAAAAGACTGCTTATGGCTGCGAATTTGTAGGAATGGCTTCGATATTATCCTATCTATTTGATGACTATGAGCATAATATCGATGACCATAATAATTCTGAAAATAATAACGATGTCAAATAA
- the fliK gene encoding flagellar hook-length control protein FliK codes for MEINHSSISQYKSKKTGSSSSALGNQSAKSVSRSDSATTQPVKENTLADLKVGQQIKGQIIDHRLNEVRVQIEPGKQVVTAKLSGDISLSIGQEAQFQVTEHNGDRLVLKYISPDSSTPPDAAIQKALTASGLAMTDRNKTIVGELLRHTMPVDKQTLQTLIRISNANREASALTLVLMHKNNIPMTASNIAQFEAYQNGTQQMMSDIKNITASINELLSSVASMEPDNLSDISTTASLVSPSAYGIDPNATPNTDINIPVAITAPNSANSDELLQMQEAAQNSQISPTNASQIVDQAIMMNKQLIDILYPSAVTPLSANEDQTAHIDTLSFINQFVEDKLSGNSELKESIVNLLLEQIPKEGLSEKDMTAMVSKLYPEVLEQIQNPSFDTNLMSDSIMKLSNILGQQDQASLSDLLASIPGSEGIREQISFGTATIKDVLQFLQNNLQLANETIAQKILTSSQYQKLLEQAFLQKWTITPEKLAKKTPVKEMYQNLQEDMEKLNQLANIRKGSEETLRLQEPVKNMQENIRFIKDLNEAFTYLPLPVQLKEQNIHSELYVFTKKHALHEKKALSVLLHLDMEHLGPLNIHVGMEQNMIRANFSLDNMDAMQIIESNLPSLSEALAKKGYQLQYTVSSSYNKPDLVKDLIEENTGDSLVNRYTFDIRT; via the coding sequence ATGGAGATTAATCATTCTTCAATTTCGCAATACAAATCAAAGAAAACAGGTTCATCCTCATCTGCTTTAGGGAACCAGTCTGCGAAATCTGTTAGCCGTTCAGATAGTGCTACGACTCAACCTGTAAAAGAAAATACTCTTGCTGATCTAAAGGTTGGACAGCAGATTAAAGGACAAATTATTGATCATCGTCTGAATGAGGTGCGGGTTCAAATAGAACCCGGCAAGCAGGTAGTTACCGCAAAGCTGTCAGGGGATATTTCCTTATCCATTGGACAGGAAGCTCAGTTTCAAGTTACTGAGCATAACGGAGACCGATTAGTCCTAAAATACATATCACCGGATTCCTCTACCCCACCAGATGCAGCCATTCAAAAAGCGCTGACTGCATCCGGACTCGCTATGACAGATCGTAATAAAACGATTGTGGGAGAGCTTCTTAGACATACCATGCCAGTTGATAAACAGACTCTTCAGACATTAATCCGAATATCCAATGCCAATAGGGAAGCCTCTGCGCTTACTCTTGTCTTGATGCATAAAAATAATATCCCTATGACCGCATCAAACATAGCGCAGTTTGAAGCATATCAAAATGGGACACAGCAAATGATGTCGGATATTAAGAATATTACTGCCTCTATCAACGAATTGTTATCATCCGTTGCTTCCATGGAGCCGGACAATCTGTCCGATATTAGTACCACTGCTTCTTTAGTCAGCCCTTCTGCCTATGGAATTGATCCCAATGCGACTCCCAATACTGATATAAATATACCAGTGGCAATTACGGCACCTAATTCTGCGAATTCAGATGAACTATTACAGATGCAAGAAGCAGCACAAAATTCCCAGATATCTCCAACGAATGCCTCACAAATCGTAGATCAAGCTATTATGATGAATAAGCAGTTAATTGATATCCTGTATCCTTCAGCAGTAACACCTTTATCAGCAAATGAAGATCAAACAGCTCATATAGATACCCTTTCCTTTATAAATCAGTTCGTAGAAGATAAGCTATCAGGGAATTCGGAATTAAAAGAAAGCATCGTGAATTTACTTCTGGAGCAAATACCAAAGGAAGGTCTGTCAGAGAAGGATATGACAGCCATGGTATCAAAGCTTTATCCTGAAGTACTGGAGCAAATACAGAATCCTTCGTTTGATACTAACCTCATGTCGGATTCTATAATGAAGCTTTCTAATATATTAGGTCAACAGGATCAAGCCTCCTTATCCGATTTATTAGCATCCATCCCTGGATCAGAGGGTATCAGAGAGCAAATATCATTCGGTACGGCTACAATAAAGGATGTTTTACAGTTTCTTCAAAACAATCTGCAATTAGCCAATGAAACCATTGCGCAAAAAATTCTAACCTCTTCTCAATACCAGAAGCTCCTTGAACAGGCCTTTCTACAGAAATGGACAATTACTCCGGAGAAACTAGCCAAAAAAACTCCTGTTAAGGAAATGTATCAGAATCTTCAAGAGGATATGGAAAAATTAAATCAATTAGCAAATATAAGAAAAGGCTCTGAAGAAACATTACGTCTTCAGGAGCCTGTGAAAAACATGCAGGAAAATATTCGTTTTATTAAAGACCTAAATGAGGCATTTACTTATCTGCCACTTCCGGTACAATTAAAAGAGCAGAATATACATAGCGAGCTATATGTATTTACCAAGAAGCATGCACTACATGAGAAAAAAGCTTTAAGTGTACTTCTTCATCTGGATATGGAGCATTTGGGACCCCTTAATATCCATGTTGGGATGGAGCAGAATATGATCCGTGCTAACTTCTCGCTTGATAACATGGATGCCATGCAAATAATCGAAAGCAATCTGCCATCCTTATCCGAGGCATTGGCAAAAAAAGGATACCAGCTTCAATATACAGTATCCTCCTCCTATAATAAGCCTGACCTTGTCAAAGATTTAATCGAAGAAAACACTGGTGATAGCCTAGTGAATCGTTACACCTTTGATATTCGAACATAG